A single region of the Gossypium arboreum isolate Shixiya-1 chromosome 12, ASM2569848v2, whole genome shotgun sequence genome encodes:
- the LOC108478611 gene encoding peroxisomal 2,4-dienoyl-CoA reductase [(3E)-enoyl-CoA-producing]-like yields the protein MRVNTSLRAPFSSGVLQVSTNEGNKLKEMESPFRANLLKGKVALVTGGGSGIGFEISVQLGKHGASVAIMGRRKHVLDSAVDVLRSHGIPAIGLEGDVRREDDAARTVESTFKHFGRLDILVNAAAGNFLVPAQDLSPNGFRTVIDIDSIGTFIMCHEAFKYLKKGGLGKDPSTGGTIINITATLHYGATWYQIHASAAKAAIDSITRSLALEWGEDHGILVNGIAPGAIEDTAGVSKLAPEEVLSKIKEKPLYTFGEKWDIAMAALYLSSDAGKFVNGTVLVVDGGQWLSTPRLLSKDAVRQLSRRQETRSRVAPTGLPKSKL from the exons ATGAGGGTCAATACGAGCTTGCGAGCTCCATTTTCGAGTGGAGTTTTACAAGTCAGTACCAACGAAGGCAATAAACTGAAGGAAATGGAGTCACCATTCAGAGCAAATTTACTGAAAGGCAAAGTAGCTTTGGTAACAGGAGGAGGCTCAGGAATTGGATTCGAGATCTCAGTGCAGCTGGGGAAACATGGAGCCTCAGTTGCCATCATGGGGCGGCGCAAACATGTTCTCGACTCTGCTGTTGATGTTCTCCGTTCCCATGGCATCCCT GCCATAGGGCTTGAGGGAGATGTTAGAAGAGAAGATGATGCAGCTAGAACTGTGGAATCAACTTTTAAGCATTTTGGCAGGCTTGACATCCTTGTCAATGCCGCAGCTGGCAATTTCCTCGTGCCTGCTCAGGATTTATCTCCCAATGGCTTTCGAACAG TCATTGATATAGATTCTATTGGAACTTTTATAATGTGTCATGAGGCTTTCAAATATCTTAAGAAAGGGGGACTAGGGAAGGACCCTTCCACTGGTGGAACAATAATAAACATAACTGCAACTTTACATTATGGAGCAACATGGTACCAAATTCATGCATCGGCAGCCAAG GCAGCTATCGATAGCATTACCAGAAGCTTGGCATTGGAATGGGGTGAAGATCATGGCATTCTAGTCAATGGGATTGCACCGGGGGCTATCGAGGACACTGCTGGTGTCAGTAAACTTGCACCTGAGGAGGTACTGAGCAAGATTAAAGAGAAACCTTTGTACACATTTGGGGAGAAATGGGATATTGCAATGGCTGCTCTCTATCTTTCATCTGATGCAG GGAAATTTGTGAATGGAACAGTCTTGGTTGTTGATGGAGGACAATGGTTGAGCACACCCCGTTTGTTGTCGAAAGATGCTGTGAGGCAACTGTCTAGAAGACAGGAGACAAGGTCTAGGGTTGCACCAACTGGGTTACCAAAGAGCAAATTATGA